A single region of the Thermodesulfatator indicus DSM 15286 genome encodes:
- the infC gene encoding translation initiation factor IF-3: MAKIDKKKYRVNERIRVPKVRLIDADGKQVGIVSREEALRLAEEQGLDLVEIAPQADPPVCRIMDYGQFLYQQAKKAKEAKKKQAVVEVKEIKVRPKTDTHDLETKIRHIKRFLKDKNKVKIRVFFRGREITKPELGMEVLKKILEAVENEAQVEMRPRMEGRQMIMILGPKKN, from the coding sequence GTGGCCAAAATAGATAAAAAGAAATACAGGGTTAACGAACGAATAAGAGTTCCCAAAGTAAGGCTTATTGACGCTGATGGTAAACAAGTAGGTATAGTTTCAAGGGAAGAGGCCTTAAGGCTTGCCGAAGAACAGGGTTTAGACCTGGTAGAGATAGCGCCGCAGGCCGATCCACCCGTTTGCCGGATTATGGATTATGGCCAGTTTCTTTATCAGCAGGCCAAAAAGGCCAAAGAGGCCAAAAAGAAACAGGCCGTTGTAGAGGTAAAAGAAATAAAAGTTCGGCCGAAAACCGACACCCATGACCTTGAAACTAAAATTAGACACATAAAACGCTTTCTAAAAGACAAAAATAAGGTTAAAATTCGAGTCTTCTTTAGGGGGCGTGAGATAACTAAACCTGAGCTTGGCATGGAAGTGCTTAAAAAGATTCTTGAGGCCGTGGAAAACGAAGCCCAGGTAGAGATGAGACCCCGCATGGAAGGCCGGCAGATGATAATGATTTTAGGGCCTAAAAAGAATTAA
- the resB gene encoding cytochrome c biogenesis protein ResB encodes MFKNKLINFLASIKLAIFLLLTLAGTSVIGTILPQGQPIAFYFQRYGETLGQIIKFLQLYDTYHSWWFVTLLVLFSINLILCSLKRLPFSLELYRRDPLAVDPKRLLRMPAAKKVSLNKDISSAKKQIKKLIEKKLGRVKEVEFEDGVLFLKDKFRFSYFSVYLVHFSILVVIVGAIIGAVWGFRGSMTLLEGESSNQVILFGLERRVHPLDFSIRCDKFEIEFYPNGMPKEYRSEVTIIENGKEVLKAPIEVNAPLTYKGVTFYQASYNTFAQVTLRLMKGPRQKILVIKPFSQVEWPEEGLRIGLLNFQEAHGLIAVQLWVSEKDSPPISFWVLQRHPRRIELPKGGSIIVDIADIRPVYATGLQVKKDPGVWVVWLGFLGIIIGIFAAFFFAHQRYWVAIIPDKNSTKVILAGYSPKARHKVEKLIEELSEEVENLNKAS; translated from the coding sequence ATGTTCAAAAATAAACTTATAAATTTTTTGGCTTCTATAAAACTTGCTATTTTTCTTCTTCTAACTTTGGCGGGAACGTCCGTTATAGGTACTATCCTTCCCCAAGGGCAACCTATAGCCTTTTATTTCCAACGTTATGGAGAAACGTTAGGCCAGATCATAAAGTTTTTACAGCTTTATGATACTTATCATTCCTGGTGGTTTGTAACTCTTCTGGTATTATTCAGCATAAATTTGATCCTTTGTTCGCTTAAACGCTTGCCGTTTTCTCTTGAACTTTACCGCCGGGATCCTTTGGCCGTTGATCCTAAAAGGCTTCTTAGGATGCCTGCGGCCAAAAAAGTTTCTTTAAACAAAGATATATCCTCTGCTAAAAAACAAATTAAGAAACTTATTGAGAAAAAACTTGGTCGAGTTAAGGAAGTTGAGTTCGAGGACGGTGTTTTATTTTTAAAAGATAAGTTTCGTTTCAGCTATTTTTCTGTATATCTGGTTCACTTTTCTATTTTGGTGGTAATAGTTGGTGCTATCATTGGGGCTGTCTGGGGATTTAGAGGAAGTATGACTCTCCTTGAAGGAGAAAGTTCCAATCAAGTTATTTTGTTTGGTCTTGAGCGTCGTGTCCACCCCCTTGATTTTTCAATTCGCTGTGACAAGTTTGAAATAGAGTTTTATCCCAATGGAATGCCCAAAGAATATCGATCCGAAGTTACTATCATTGAAAACGGAAAAGAGGTGCTTAAAGCCCCTATAGAAGTCAATGCTCCTTTAACTTACAAAGGAGTTACTTTTTATCAGGCCAGCTATAATACATTTGCTCAGGTAACTTTACGATTAATGAAAGGGCCTCGTCAGAAAATTCTGGTTATTAAACCCTTTAGTCAAGTTGAGTGGCCTGAGGAAGGTTTAAGAATCGGGTTGCTCAATTTTCAAGAGGCTCATGGCTTAATTGCTGTGCAACTTTGGGTTAGTGAGAAGGATTCTCCTCCTATTTCTTTTTGGGTGCTACAGCGTCATCCCAGGCGTATAGAACTACCTAAAGGTGGTTCTATTATTGTAGATATTGCGGATATAAGGCCTGTTTATGCCACAGGATTGCAGGTAAAAAAAGATCCAGGGGTTTGGGTAGTATGGCTAGGTTTCTTAGGAATTATTATAGGAATTTTTGCCGCCTTTTTCTTTGCCCATCAGCGCTACTGGGTGGCTATTATCCCTGATAAGAATTCTACCAAGGTTATTTTGGCGGGATATTCTCCCAAGGCTCGCCATAAAGTGGAAAAGCTTATAGAAGAACTGTCCGAAGAGGTAGAGAACCTTAATAAGGCTTCTTGA
- the thrS gene encoding threonine--tRNA ligase — protein sequence MELKIVLPDGSEKAVKKGVKVREVLESFLTKETLGAKFNGQIFDLETPITEEGTFEKLLTPEDPESLELLRHTAAHVMAQAVKELFPEAKLGIGPTIENGFYYDFDYERSFTPEDLKQIEKRMKKIIKKRYPLVREEISKEEAKKLFSDLNEPYKLELIEEIPGDTVSIYRQGEFVDLCAGPHLPHTGWVKAFKLLSVAGAYWRGDENNPMLWRIYGAAFFKKEELEAYLEKLEEAKRRDHRRLGKELELFSIEEEVGPGLILWHPKGALVRKIIEDFWREEHLKRGYELVVTPHIARRHLWQISGHLDFYAENMFAPMKIDEIEYQLKPMNCPFHILIYKSRRRSYRELPIRWCELGTVYRYERSGVLHGLMRVRGFTQDDAHIFCREDQLEEEIFRCLDLTVFFLSTFGFKEYQIFLSTRPEKYVGDEAIWEKAEGALRKALEDKGLPYEIDPGEGVFYGPKIDIKIKDVLGRFWQCSTIQVDFNIPERFNLTYIGEDNQRHRPIMIHRALLGSLERFLGVLIEHYAGAFPVWLAPVQAIIITVADRHIPFAEQVLEHLKGAGIRVKPDFRNEKLGFKIREAQLQKIPYMIIIGDKELENKALTIRTRKGENLPLMSTEDFVAKVQEEVSAKTLN from the coding sequence GTGGAGCTAAAAATCGTTTTACCAGATGGTTCAGAAAAGGCTGTTAAAAAGGGCGTTAAAGTACGAGAGGTACTTGAAAGTTTTCTCACTAAGGAAACTCTAGGGGCCAAATTTAACGGCCAAATATTTGATCTAGAGACCCCTATCACCGAAGAAGGCACTTTTGAAAAGCTTCTTACTCCTGAAGACCCTGAGTCTCTTGAACTTTTGCGCCACACCGCGGCTCATGTTATGGCCCAGGCGGTAAAAGAGCTTTTCCCGGAGGCCAAACTCGGTATTGGCCCTACCATAGAAAACGGTTTTTATTATGATTTTGATTACGAGCGCTCCTTCACCCCTGAGGACTTGAAACAAATAGAAAAGCGCATGAAAAAAATCATAAAGAAGCGCTATCCCCTGGTGCGTGAAGAAATCTCCAAAGAAGAAGCCAAGAAACTTTTTTCAGACTTAAACGAACCATATAAGCTTGAACTTATAGAGGAAATCCCAGGAGATACCGTTAGCATTTATCGCCAGGGTGAATTTGTTGACCTGTGTGCTGGGCCTCATCTTCCGCACACTGGGTGGGTCAAGGCCTTTAAACTCCTTTCTGTGGCTGGTGCTTACTGGCGGGGCGACGAAAATAATCCCATGCTCTGGCGTATTTACGGCGCGGCCTTTTTCAAAAAAGAAGAACTTGAGGCTTATCTTGAAAAACTTGAGGAAGCTAAAAGGCGTGATCATCGCCGTCTTGGTAAAGAACTTGAGTTATTCAGCATTGAAGAAGAAGTGGGCCCAGGGCTCATACTCTGGCACCCCAAAGGGGCTTTAGTGCGCAAAATCATTGAAGATTTCTGGCGGGAAGAACACTTAAAGCGCGGTTATGAGCTAGTAGTCACCCCTCACATTGCCAGGAGGCATCTCTGGCAGATCTCAGGGCACCTTGATTTTTACGCGGAAAACATGTTTGCCCCCATGAAAATAGACGAAATAGAATACCAGTTAAAACCCATGAACTGCCCTTTCCACATCTTGATTTACAAGAGCCGTCGTCGCAGCTACCGGGAACTTCCCATAAGGTGGTGCGAGCTTGGTACGGTCTATCGCTACGAAAGAAGCGGCGTGCTCCACGGGCTTATGCGGGTAAGGGGCTTCACCCAAGATGACGCCCACATCTTTTGCCGAGAAGATCAGCTTGAAGAAGAAATTTTTAGATGCCTTGATCTTACGGTCTTTTTCTTGAGCACTTTCGGTTTTAAAGAGTATCAAATTTTTCTTTCCACCAGGCCTGAAAAGTATGTTGGCGATGAGGCCATCTGGGAGAAGGCTGAAGGGGCGCTTCGCAAAGCCTTGGAAGATAAAGGCCTGCCCTACGAAATTGACCCGGGTGAAGGGGTTTTTTATGGCCCTAAGATTGACATCAAAATAAAAGATGTCCTTGGCCGTTTCTGGCAGTGTTCAACTATTCAGGTGGACTTTAATATTCCTGAACGTTTTAATCTGACATATATTGGCGAAGACAATCAGCGTCATCGTCCTATTATGATTCACCGAGCGCTTCTTGGTTCTCTTGAGCGCTTTTTGGGCGTGCTTATTGAGCATTATGCCGGGGCTTTTCCTGTGTGGTTGGCGCCGGTGCAAGCTATTATTATTACCGTGGCTGACAGGCACATTCCTTTTGCCGAGCAAGTCCTTGAACACCTTAAAGGAGCGGGTATCAGAGTTAAACCAGATTTTCGTAACGAAAAGCTTGGCTTTAAAATACGTGAGGCCCAGCTGCAAAAGATTCCTTATATGATTATTATAGGTGACAAAGAACTTGAAAATAAGGCCTTGACTATTAGAACGAGAAAAGGTGAAAATTTACCTCTAATGAGCACCGAAGACTTTGTGGCTAAAGTGCAGGAAGAAGTTTCTGCTAAAACATTAAATTAG
- the pheS gene encoding phenylalanine--tRNA ligase subunit alpha — MDEKELKSLRDKALAEIKSIRDEKALEATRVKFLGRKGELTQVLKSIAKLPPELKPVIGRLANQIKKELEEALKEAQEALKARKEKVIPGVDLTLPGRPYSLGKLHPITQVMEELCEIFLRMGFSIATGPEIELDYYNFEALNIPEDHPARDMQATFYLENGLLLRTHTSPIQIRTMEREKPPLRIIAPGKVYRCDSDVTHTPMFHQIEGLMVDKDVSFADLKGILTIFAQETFGEATRVRFRPSYFPFTEPSVEMDISCVICGGDGCRVCGQTGWLEILGAGMVHPNVFRAVGYDPDEWVGFAFGLGVERITMLKYGINDIRLFYENHLRFLEQF; from the coding sequence ATGGACGAAAAAGAGCTAAAGAGCTTACGCGATAAGGCTTTAGCTGAGATTAAAAGCATACGAGACGAAAAGGCCCTTGAAGCTACGCGGGTTAAATTCTTAGGGCGTAAGGGGGAGCTTACCCAAGTTCTTAAATCTATTGCCAAGCTCCCCCCAGAACTTAAACCAGTTATAGGCAGGCTGGCCAACCAAATCAAAAAAGAACTTGAAGAAGCTTTAAAAGAGGCTCAGGAGGCCTTAAAAGCCCGCAAAGAAAAGGTCATTCCCGGGGTTGATTTAACTTTACCGGGGAGGCCCTATTCTCTTGGCAAGCTTCATCCCATCACCCAAGTAATGGAAGAACTTTGCGAAATCTTTTTGCGCATGGGTTTTTCCATTGCCACTGGCCCTGAGATTGAGCTTGATTATTACAACTTTGAGGCCCTAAATATTCCCGAAGACCACCCGGCGCGGGACATGCAGGCCACTTTTTACTTGGAAAACGGCCTTCTATTGCGCACACATACATCACCAATTCAAATTCGCACTATGGAGCGTGAAAAGCCGCCTTTGCGGATTATTGCTCCAGGCAAGGTCTATCGTTGTGACTCTGATGTCACCCACACGCCCATGTTCCACCAGATAGAAGGCCTCATGGTTGACAAAGATGTCTCTTTTGCGGACTTGAAGGGCATACTGACGATTTTTGCCCAGGAGACCTTTGGCGAAGCGACGCGTGTAAGATTTCGTCCCAGCTATTTCCCGTTTACCGAGCCCAGTGTGGAGATGGATATAAGCTGCGTTATTTGTGGTGGTGATGGCTGCCGGGTATGTGGTCAGACCGGCTGGCTTGAGATCCTTGGCGCGGGGATGGTTCATCCCAATGTCTTCCGGGCAGTGGGTTACGATCCCGATGAATGGGTGGGCTTTGCCTTTGGCCTGGGGGTGGAACGTATTACCATGCTTAAATACGGTATAAATGATATTCGTCTTTTCTACGAAAATCACCTTCGTTTTCTGGAGCAGTTCTGA
- the rplT gene encoding 50S ribosomal protein L20, translating into MPRAKGGPKTRRRHKKYIKMAKGYWGRRKNCFRRVRETVERALVYAYRDRRQRKRDFRRLWQVRINAAARLHGLNYSRFMGGLKKAGVGLDRKVLANLAVTEPEDFKKLVELAASKWQ; encoded by the coding sequence ATGCCTAGAGCCAAAGGTGGACCGAAGACCAGAAGAAGGCATAAAAAATATATAAAAATGGCCAAAGGTTACTGGGGTCGGAGAAAGAACTGTTTTCGTCGGGTGCGCGAAACAGTAGAAAGGGCTCTTGTCTATGCTTATCGTGACCGCCGTCAACGCAAGCGCGACTTTAGAAGACTTTGGCAGGTTAGAATAAATGCGGCGGCGAGACTCCACGGCCTTAATTACAGCCGTTTTATGGGTGGCCTTAAAAAAGCCGGTGTTGGGCTTGACCGTAAAGTTCTTGCCAATCTTGCGGTTACCGAACCTGAGGACTTCAAAAAGCTGGTAGAGCTAGCAGCTTCTAAGTGGCAATAA
- the pheT gene encoding phenylalanine--tRNA ligase subunit beta, whose amino-acid sequence MLVPYNWLKEWVNISLSPEDLADRLTMTGLEVEGVYNAYEDLEDVKVVKIVAVSAHPQADKLAVCQVSDGEQEYQVVCGAPNVKVGLKTAFAPPGVILFTGNKVSPVEIRGVRSEGVLCSPYELGISSDHSGIIEIPEKASLGQSVVKFLGLNEPILEVAITPNRGDCLSIYGLAREVAAVCDIALKIPELPKLPLGEEIFSETSVVIEIPELCYRYAGRLIKNVTVKDSPFEIQKKLWLCGLRPINNVVDVTNYVLLERGQPLHAFDFDLLEGRRIIVRLAREGEKILTLDGVERELDEKTMVIADAVRPVAIAGIMGGEETAVTEKTKNVFLESAWFNPSSIRLTSQRLRLSSDSSYRFERGIDPEGVIFGLEQAARMIKELAGGDIIPGRIDEYPTPYVLREIKLSPKKLSLYLKIDFEPEEISHFLERVQVKVVKGIDEYICTPPSFRHDLVLPEDLIEEVARLYGYDRLPVSVPKAEIAGKPPTKFEKVLGKARSLMTALGLYEVINYSFISPKLLELLGFAPEDPRANPLNLANPLSEEQSVMRTTLIPGLLQTAQVNIFREHPTVKVFEIGRVFFPKEGSTLPDEKHLLAGLLTGEALSLSCFRSERKFDIFDVKGILESFFKELGVRGILFEPGAQEPHLLPALSLTVKLAGENIGYLGALRPSLLEKLDISQEVFVFELDFEKLVEIVSFKKKFVPLPKFPATSRDLALLLSDEVQASEILTFVGDMELPYLEKVFVIDVYKGKGIPEGKKSLTLRFIYRAPERTLTDEEVNEIQEKITQEILKKFEASLR is encoded by the coding sequence ATGTTGGTACCTTATAACTGGCTTAAGGAGTGGGTGAATATATCCCTTTCACCTGAGGACCTGGCTGACCGTCTCACTATGACCGGCCTTGAGGTTGAGGGTGTTTATAACGCCTACGAAGACCTTGAAGACGTAAAAGTAGTAAAGATTGTGGCAGTTAGTGCTCATCCTCAGGCGGATAAGCTTGCTGTGTGTCAGGTCTCAGACGGTGAACAGGAATATCAGGTAGTTTGTGGAGCACCAAATGTAAAGGTAGGGCTTAAAACGGCCTTTGCCCCGCCAGGCGTCATTCTTTTTACCGGTAATAAAGTTTCGCCCGTAGAAATTAGAGGCGTGCGTTCCGAGGGTGTGCTTTGTTCGCCTTATGAACTGGGAATAAGTAGTGATCATTCTGGCATTATTGAGATTCCAGAGAAGGCTTCTCTTGGCCAGTCGGTTGTGAAGTTTTTGGGATTAAACGAGCCCATACTTGAAGTAGCCATAACGCCCAATAGAGGAGATTGCCTGTCTATTTATGGCCTTGCGCGGGAAGTAGCGGCCGTGTGCGATATCGCTCTTAAAATTCCTGAACTTCCAAAGCTTCCGCTTGGGGAAGAAATATTTTCTGAAACAAGCGTTGTTATAGAAATCCCTGAGCTTTGTTATCGCTATGCCGGCCGTCTTATCAAAAATGTTACGGTTAAAGACAGCCCCTTTGAAATTCAGAAAAAGCTCTGGCTATGTGGTCTAAGGCCTATCAATAATGTGGTTGATGTTACTAATTATGTTCTTTTAGAGCGTGGCCAGCCCCTTCACGCTTTTGATTTTGACCTGCTTGAAGGTCGAAGGATTATCGTACGCCTGGCCCGAGAGGGAGAAAAGATTCTTACCCTTGACGGAGTTGAGCGCGAGCTTGACGAAAAGACTATGGTGATAGCTGATGCGGTAAGGCCGGTGGCTATTGCGGGTATCATGGGAGGGGAAGAGACGGCGGTTACGGAAAAGACAAAAAATGTCTTTCTTGAGAGTGCCTGGTTTAATCCTTCAAGTATTAGGCTTACCAGCCAGCGTTTAAGGCTTTCTTCTGATAGCTCTTATCGCTTTGAAAGAGGCATTGATCCTGAAGGTGTTATTTTCGGGCTTGAACAGGCGGCCCGGATGATAAAAGAGCTTGCTGGGGGAGATATAATTCCTGGTCGCATAGACGAATATCCAACGCCTTATGTGCTTAGGGAAATAAAGCTTTCTCCTAAAAAACTTAGTCTTTATTTGAAAATTGACTTTGAGCCCGAAGAGATAAGCCACTTTTTAGAGAGAGTTCAGGTGAAAGTTGTAAAAGGCATAGATGAATATATTTGTACTCCACCTTCTTTTCGTCATGACCTAGTTCTTCCTGAAGACCTTATAGAAGAAGTGGCCAGGCTTTACGGTTATGATCGTCTGCCGGTCAGCGTTCCCAAGGCGGAAATTGCCGGAAAGCCACCTACCAAGTTCGAAAAAGTATTGGGTAAGGCCAGGTCTCTTATGACGGCCCTTGGCCTTTACGAGGTCATTAACTACAGCTTTATTTCGCCAAAGCTTTTAGAGCTTTTGGGTTTTGCTCCTGAGGACCCGCGGGCTAACCCCTTAAATTTAGCCAATCCTCTTTCTGAAGAGCAGTCCGTTATGCGGACAACTTTGATCCCGGGCCTTTTGCAAACGGCCCAGGTAAATATTTTTAGAGAGCATCCCACGGTAAAGGTTTTTGAGATCGGCCGGGTATTTTTCCCGAAAGAAGGATCTACGCTACCAGACGAAAAACATCTCCTGGCAGGGCTTTTAACCGGTGAGGCTTTATCTCTTTCCTGTTTCCGTTCCGAGCGGAAGTTTGATATTTTTGACGTGAAAGGAATTCTTGAAAGTTTTTTCAAAGAATTAGGAGTAAGGGGTATATTGTTTGAGCCAGGGGCTCAAGAGCCTCACCTTTTACCAGCCCTTAGTTTGACCGTTAAACTTGCAGGAGAAAATATTGGCTATTTAGGGGCCCTTCGTCCGAGTCTCCTTGAGAAATTAGACATCTCTCAAGAAGTTTTTGTCTTTGAGCTTGACTTTGAAAAACTTGTAGAAATTGTCTCCTTTAAGAAGAAATTTGTTCCTTTGCCTAAGTTTCCCGCTACGAGTAGGGACCTGGCTTTGCTCTTGTCTGATGAGGTTCAAGCTTCTGAGATACTTACCTTTGTGGGTGATATGGAGCTTCCTTATCTTGAAAAGGTCTTCGTCATAGATGTTTACAAAGGCAAAGGTATTCCTGAGGGCAAAAAGAGTCTTACTCTTAGGTTTATTTATCGCGCTCCTGAGCGTACCCTTACCGACGAAGAAGTAAACGAAATTCAGGAGAAAATAACTCAGGAAATTTTAAAGAAATTTGAAGCGAGTTTGAGATGA
- a CDS encoding MerR family transcriptional regulator, whose protein sequence is MKNEKTNKSKRYYTIGEVAKLLELEPHVLRFWEKEFKRYIKPLRLSGRRLYPSEQIEVFKKIKTLLYEEGYTIAGAKKKLSTFQQESSYDFKKILIEIRDDLLKLYRILNKN, encoded by the coding sequence ATGAAGAATGAAAAAACTAACAAAAGTAAACGTTATTATACTATTGGTGAGGTAGCTAAGCTATTAGAACTTGAACCACATGTCTTACGCTTCTGGGAAAAAGAATTCAAACGCTACATTAAGCCCCTACGTTTATCCGGCCGTCGTCTTTATCCTTCTGAGCAGATAGAAGTCTTCAAAAAAATTAAAACTTTGCTTTACGAAGAAGGCTATACAATCGCCGGGGCTAAAAAGAAACTTTCTACATTTCAGCAAGAATCTTCTTATGATTTTAAAAAGATATTGATTGAAATAAGAGATGATTTATTGAAATTATATCGAATTTTAAATAAAAATTGA
- a CDS encoding type II toxin-antitoxin system HicA family toxin: MSRLSPVKPELLIKFLESLGFVKARQKGSHIFFRHKDGRTATIPFHKGEEIGRGLLLKILRDVEVSKKDFIKWLSGNKKGN; this comes from the coding sequence ATGTCTAGATTGTCTCCTGTAAAACCTGAATTGTTAATCAAGTTTTTAGAAAGTTTGGGTTTTGTAAAGGCAAGACAAAAAGGCAGTCACATATTTTTTAGGCATAAAGACGGCCGTACAGCTACCATCCCTTTTCACAAAGGTGAAGAAATAGGTAGGGGGTTATTGTTAAAAATTTTAAGAGATGTAGAAGTTAGCAAGAAGGATTTTATTAAATGGCTAAGCGGGAATAAAAAGGGGAATTAA
- a CDS encoding alpha/beta fold hydrolase produces the protein MKRLSINQTKWEYLVLGNGRETVLFLHGMMGAYDVWWQQITALLDQYKIISLTYPTVDTLEGLSQGILAILQSEKVSRVKIVGTSMGGYLAQYLMLKYPEIISCVVLGNTFPPNDLLRRKILILLKVLPFLPQSLIIKLLKRNIVKKIYPASQYCDVTLNYLLEFLLKRINKKQIISRVKVIMENFELSDIKTLKIPIQIIESDNDPLVEEILRERLKSIYSSAQIYTFSSAGHFPYINRAEHYTNLLKKFF, from the coding sequence TTGAAAAGACTGTCTATAAACCAAACGAAATGGGAATATCTAGTCTTAGGAAATGGAAGAGAGACTGTTCTTTTCTTACACGGGATGATGGGAGCCTATGATGTTTGGTGGCAACAAATAACTGCTTTGCTTGATCAATATAAAATTATAAGCCTTACTTATCCTACTGTAGATACCCTTGAAGGACTTAGCCAAGGAATTTTGGCAATACTTCAGTCAGAAAAAGTTAGTCGAGTTAAAATAGTTGGTACTTCTATGGGAGGCTATTTAGCTCAGTATTTAATGCTTAAATATCCAGAAATAATTTCTTGTGTTGTTCTCGGAAATACTTTTCCTCCTAATGACTTGCTTCGTAGAAAAATTTTAATTTTATTAAAAGTGCTTCCTTTTTTACCTCAAAGCTTGATTATAAAACTTTTGAAAAGAAATATTGTTAAAAAAATTTACCCGGCTTCTCAATATTGTGATGTTACTTTAAACTACTTATTAGAGTTCTTATTAAAAAGAATTAATAAAAAACAAATTATTTCAAGAGTTAAAGTTATTATGGAAAATTTTGAACTATCTGATATCAAAACATTAAAAATTCCTATTCAGATTATAGAATCTGATAATGATCCTTTAGTTGAGGAAATTTTGAGGGAGAGACTTAAAAGTATATATTCTTCAGCCCAAATATATACTTTTTCATCAGCTGGACATTTTCCTTATATTAATAGAGCAGAACACTATACAAATTTGCTTAAAAAATTTTTTTAG
- the rpmI gene encoding 50S ribosomal protein L35, translating to MGKIKMKTNRSAAKRFKVTARGKVLHFKAGKSHLLRKKTRKRKRHLKKPTILSAANLSAVKRLIPYKF from the coding sequence ATGGGAAAGATCAAGATGAAGACCAATCGTTCAGCGGCTAAACGCTTTAAAGTGACGGCCAGGGGGAAAGTGCTTCATTTTAAGGCCGGAAAGAGCCATCTTTTGCGCAAGAAAACTCGTAAGCGTAAACGGCATCTCAAAAAGCCGACGATTCTTTCAGCGGCTAATCTTTCAGCGGTAAAACGCTTAATTCCCTATAAGTTTTAA
- a CDS encoding type II toxin-antitoxin system HicB family antitoxin, with protein sequence MKYQFTVLIEKDEDGFYVAEVPELKSCYAQAKTLEEVLKRIKEVVELCIEEQGLPEIQKQFVGLHQVEVEISDNV encoded by the coding sequence ATGAAATATCAGTTTACAGTTTTAATAGAAAAAGATGAAGACGGCTTTTATGTAGCGGAAGTTCCTGAATTGAAGAGTTGTTATGCCCAGGCCAAAACACTTGAGGAAGTGCTTAAACGCATAAAAGAAGTTGTTGAATTGTGTATTGAAGAACAAGGGCTTCCGGAGATCCAGAAACAGTTTGTAGGTCTACATCAGGTTGAAGTAGAAATAAGTGATAATGTCTAG
- the tatA gene encoding twin-arginine translocase TatA/TatE family subunit, which produces MFGLGVPELIIIFLIIVVLFGASRLPQIGEGLGKGIKNFRKAINEEAKEKKEDDVQK; this is translated from the coding sequence ATGTTTGGATTAGGTGTACCAGAACTCATTATAATTTTTCTTATCATCGTTGTTCTTTTTGGGGCTAGTCGCCTTCCTCAAATTGGTGAAGGTTTAGGTAAAGGGATTAAGAACTTTCGCAAAGCTATAAACGAGGAAGCAAAGGAGAAAAAAGAAGACGATGTTCAAAAATAA
- a CDS encoding integration host factor subunit alpha, with amino-acid sequence MTVTKKDLALYLHENLGFSVRSMKQVVDNIFEQMKLALERGEKVKIVRFGFFTPYRRPTRKGVNPKDGSPIIIEGKKTVIFHPSNTLKNFINEE; translated from the coding sequence ATGACCGTTACCAAGAAAGATTTGGCTTTATATCTTCACGAAAACTTGGGGTTTTCCGTACGCAGTATGAAGCAGGTGGTGGACAATATCTTTGAACAGATGAAACTGGCTCTTGAACGTGGAGAAAAAGTAAAAATTGTAAGATTTGGTTTTTTTACACCGTATAGACGGCCTACTCGCAAAGGGGTGAATCCTAAAGATGGATCACCTATAATTATTGAGGGTAAAAAGACCGTGATTTTTCATCCCAGTAATACCCTCAAAAATTTTATAAATGAAGAATGA